ACGGATTGTTTTCCGCAGTTGGTGCGAATATTGCGAACTTAGAAAGCCTATGATGCTTGGCATTCATGATAAATCGACAAGTTCGGCTGATAAGTCGGTCGAAAACTATTCGATTATTCTGCTTTCTTGCATCGTTCTGAGGAAGGGAGGTGGTCTGAAATTTCCGCTGTGCGTCGATGAAGTCGCGTGGGCTTATTGAAGCTCTCAACTCTTAGGAGGTGTTACCCATGTTTTTGTCACGTAGGCAGTTCTTAAAGGTCTCCGTGGGGACGGTCGCCGCAGTGGCGGTGGCAGACAAAGTCCTGGCCTTGACCGCGCTCCAGCCGGTCATCGAAGTCGGGAACCCGTTAGGAGACTATCCGGATCGGTCCTGGGAGCGGGTCTATCACGACCAGTATCGCTACGATTCGTCGTTTACCTGGTGTTGTTCGCCGAACGACACGCACGCCTGCCGCAT
The Nitrospirota bacterium genome window above contains:
- a CDS encoding twin-arginine translocation signal domain-containing protein; its protein translation is MFLSRRQFLKVSVGTVAAVAVADKVLALTALQPVIEVGNPLGDYPDRSWERVYHDQYRYDSSFTWCCSPNDTHACRIRAFVRNGVVMRVEQNYDHQTYEDLYGNRGTFAHN